Proteins encoded by one window of Rutidosis leptorrhynchoides isolate AG116_Rl617_1_P2 chromosome 7, CSIRO_AGI_Rlap_v1, whole genome shotgun sequence:
- the LOC139858245 gene encoding probable NADH dehydrogenase [ubiquinone] 1 alpha subcomplex subunit 12, producing the protein MGSVVKNVLKSIRERGLLNFARDLREEGYLNCLTDGNLLQTKKHNIGGTLVGVDKFGNKYYQKLENVQYGRHRWVEYASKDRYNASQIPAEWHGWLHHITDHTGDELLMLKPKRYGLDHKENFTGEGDEYIYHSKGHTLNPGQRDWTKYQSWQPTKTQ; encoded by the exons ATGGGTTCGGTTGTGAAGAACGTTCTAAAAAGCATCAGAGAAAGAGGCCTCCTTAACTTCGCTAGGGACCTTCGTGAAGAAGGATACTT GAATTGTCTTACAGATGGAAATCTTTT GCAAACCAAGAAACACAACATAGGTGGTACACTAGTGGGAGTCGACAAGTTTGGAAACAAATACTATCAGAAGCTTGAGAACGTACAATATG GAAGACACAGGTGGGTGGAATATGCGTCCAAGGACCGTTACAATGCTTCTCAGATCCCAGCTGAATGGCATGGTTGGCTGCACCATATAACTGATCACACAGGAGATGAG CTTCTAATGCTTAAACCGAAGAGGTACGGGTTGGATCACAAGGAGAATTTCACAGGGGAAGGTGATGAATACATCTACCATTCCAAGGGACACACGCTTAACCCAGGCCAGAGAGATTGGACCAAGTACCAGTCCTGGCAACCAACCAAGACCCAATAA